The Boseongicola sp. DNA segment AGGGTTCCGGCGCGGAAGTGGTGGTTCATTGTCCGAATCCCGGTGCGATGCTGGGGCTTGCAGAAACCGGAATGCGAGTTTGGGTTGAGCCAAATGACGATCCCAAAAAGAAGCTGAAATATGGTTGGCGGTTGGTCGAGTTGGGGGCTGGGCATCTGGCAGGGATAGATACTGCGGTGCCAAACCGGGTCGTTGGCGAGGCGTTGCGCACAAGGGCTATTCCGGAATTGGCTGGATGGGAAAATGTGCGAGCGGAAGTGCCTTACGGCGAGAAGAGCCGGGTTGATTTCCTGCTGACGGAAGATGAGTTGCCCGACATTTATGTCGAGGTGAAAAACGTGCATCTTCAGCGGGTTGGAGATTTGGCGGAGTTTCCGGATTGTGTGACAGCGCGCGGTGCGCGCCACCTGGATGAGCTTGCATCGATGGTGCGCGGCGGGCACCGGGCGGCCATGTTCTATCTGGTCCAGCGGACGGATTGCACGCGGTTTTCTTTGGCACGGGACATTGATGTGAAATACGCTCAGGCCTTTGACCGCGCGCGGTCGGCGGGGGTCGAGGTGCTGTGCTATGGCACCGAGATCAATAAAAGCGGCGTGACCCTCGGGGGCCGGCTGCCGTTTGAGCATTAGCGGCATCTGGCACTTGTCGGCAGAACGACTTATATCAGCCGAAACGGGTTAAGGATCACAGCTGTGGACGAACGCAGGCAGGGCCGTGTCACGAAAGACGGCATCCGAATTTATGACGCCGAAGACTTTCAGGGCATGCGCGTTGCGGGTGAGCTGGCTGCACGGATTCTGGATGAGATCGCGCCGATGGTGGTGCCGGGGGCGACGACTGGTCTGATTGATACTGCGATTACCAATATGGTGGATGAAGCGGGGGCGACCTCGGCCACGATTGGGTACAAGGGCTATCAGCACGCCAGTTGTATCAGCGTGAACCATGTCGTTTGTCATGGAATACCGGGCGATAAGCGCCTGAAAGATGGCGATATTCTGAATGTAGACGTGACGGTGATTGTGGACGGATGGTATGGCGACACCAGCCGGATGTATGTGGCCGGCAAGCTGAGCCGGAAGGCAGAGCGGTTGGTTCAGGTGACCCATGACGCGCTGTTCAAGGGGATCGAGGCGGTGAAGCCGGGCAAAACGTTCGGTGATATTGGCCATGCCATTCAGGCTTATGTCGAAGCGCATCGGATGTCTGTGGTGCGGGACTTCTGCGGCCATGGATTGGGGCGGGTGTTCCATGCGCCGCCGAATGTTCTGCACTATGGACGTCCCGGAACCGGGGCCGTTCTGGAGCCGGGGATGTTCTTTACAATTGAGCCTATGGTCAATCTGGGGCGTCCCGAGACCAAGGTTCTGGCCGATGACTGGACGGCGGTGACGCGGGATAAGTCCTTGTCAGCACAGTTTGAACACTCGGTCGGGGTGACGGAAGACGGGTGCGAATTGTTCACCTTGTCGCCCGGTGGAAAGTTCCATCCGACCTGGGGCTAACCCGATTTTCTTTACGCATTGTTAGGGAAGTATTGCTTGCGGCGCTGGTTGGCCGTGGCGGGCGGTTTTGGCGCAATTCTCTGTGGAAACTGATGAAAATCGGCTGTCTGTATCGCGTCGGTATCATGTCGGTATTACGTCGGTGGACCCGAGCGGTGGGTTTTGGTTCCGTTAAGGTTTGGGAAACGGATTTCGACACGAAATCCGGGGAGCGGGCTGCTGCCCGCTGGCGCGCCGCGCGGGGATATTTTTGGGCCGATAATCGGGATGGTAGCGCAATGTGTCGGAGATGTGGGAAACTCGGGCGCTGCGTAATAGGATTGCGCAAATCGGAGAATGGGTATGGCAAATGTTCTGATCGTTTTGGCGCATCCTGAGACGACGACGTTTACTGCGGAATGGGCGCGGGCGAGCGAGCAGGCATTTCGCGATCTTGGGCATGAAGTGGTGTGGTCGGATTTATGCAGTATGGCCTTCGATCCGGTGGAACGGCGCGGGCATTATGCAGGCGATTTGCCGTCGGGGCCGTTTGATGTTCTGCGGGTGCAGGAACAGGCGGCTGCGGCGGGCATGCTGCCCGGTGATGTGGCAGCGGAGATCGACAAAGTGCGGCGCGCGGATCGGATAGTCTTTCATTTCCCGATCTGGTGGTTTTCCCCGCCTGCCATTCTGAAGGGTTGGTGCGAACGGGTGTTGGCGCATGGGGCGCTGCATTCGGTGGATGAGCGATTTGATCGCGGCATGGGGCGCGGCAAGCGCGTGTTGTTTTGTGTGACGACGGGATCACGGGCGTCGGAAAGCGCGTTCAACGGCAAAGAGGGGGATGTCGAGATGTTGCTTTGGCCGCTGGCCTATGTGTTTCGGTATCTGGGGATGACCGTGTTGCGCCTCAAAGTCGTGCATGGGGTGCATGGGTATCATCGCGGCAGCCGCGAGGTTGAACTGCGGGAGCGATTGCGTGGGGTCCTGGCGGCGCATAAGGATCTTGTGGGCAGGTTCGATGAATTGCCGGTGATGGCGTTTAACTCGGATGATGAGTTTGATGAGCAGGGGCGGTTGAAGGCGGGGGCGGAGAGTTACTCTGGGTTTATTCGGCATGGGGGGTAGGTTGGAGTTCGGATCTATGACACAGAACCTAGATTTCGTGAATATCCGCTTCGAGCCCTTATTTACCAATGCTGCAGAGGCATAGTTTTGGCAAAACGTGCGAGAACCAAACGTTCGCTGCACGTGCGAAGCTTAGCCCGAGCTAACGAATAAGCAGCCATTCGTTGTCGATTGCGCAAACGCTATTTTGAGGGCAAGTGCGACGTTAGAAGCTCCGGTTCGTCAAAACAGAAACGATCGAGAGCGTTTCGGCTCGGACTAAATGAATCTGTTCACAACATTTTCCAAGCGTTCCTGCCGACCGGACTTAGGAATAGGATCGATACCGTCGTTTTCAACGCGTTCTGCGATCGAACTCAGGGTATCTCGCTTCAACATTTCAATATTTCTCGGCGAATTCCAACAATCATACCGCGCGGCGCGTGCTTCTTCCAAGATGCCGGATTTCAGAAGAGCTGCTGCCTTCTTCAATCCCTGCGCACAGATATCCATGCCACCAACGTGAGCCAGAATTAGGTCTTCTGGGTCAAGGCTCTGACGCCGCAATTTTGCGTCGAAGTTCGTTCCGCCGGTCGCGAATCCGCCTGCCTTGAGCACCTCATAGTAGGCTAGCGCGACCTCTGGAATATTATTCGGGAACTGATCGGTATCCCAACCGGATTGATAGTCGTTCCGGTTGATATCAATCGATCCGAAAATGCCAAGGCTTGCCGCCATTGCAAGTTCGTGTTCGAAACTATGCCCGGCCAGAATAGCATGGCCTTGTTCGATATTTACCTTAACTTCGTTTTCAAGACCGAACCGACGAAGGAACCCGTAGACCGTCGCGACGTCATAGTCGTATTGATGTTTGGTCGGTTCCTGTGGTTTCGGTTCGATCAGAATTGCACCATCGAATCCGATCTTGTGTTTGTAGTCCACGACCATCGATAGGAACCGGCCGGCCTGTTCAGCTTCGCGGCTCAGGTCGGTGTTGAGCAAGGTCTCATATCCCTCGCGCCCGCCCCAAAGAACGTAGTTTTCTCCGCCCAGTTTGTGGGTAGCGTCCATGCAAGATTTAACGGTCGCAGCAGCATAAGCAAACACATCCGGGTCAGGATTTGTGGCTGCTCCTGACATGTATCGACGGTGAGAAAACAGGTTCGCCGTGCCCCAAAGCAACTTTGCCTCGCTGGTTTCCATTTTCTCGGCAAACACGTCGACGATTTCTTCAAGGTTCCGGCGGCTTTCTGCAAAACTTTTGCCTTCAGGACGAACGTCCGCGTCGTGAAAACAAAAGTAAGGTGCGCCAAGAATTTCGAACATCTCAAACGCGACGTCTGCTTTCATCTTTGCCTGCTCCATCCCGTTTCCGAACCACGGTCGTTCAAACGTCTGCCCACCGAAAGGGTCGCCGCCCTCCCAAGCAAAACTGTGCCAATAAGCAACCGAAAACCGCAAATGATCTTCCATGCGTTTTCCAAGGACGATTTCGTCCGGGTTGTAATGGCGAAAGGCAAAGTCGTTGTCGGTTTCGGGGCCCTCGAATTCAATCTTCGAGATTCCATAAAAAAAGTCGGTCATTCTTGTTCGTCCTTGTAGCGGGCCATCACACATTCTAATTGCTATTCGACGCTTACCCAGGCGGAATTTCGATTCGAGGACCGAATACAGGCGTCAATGAATTGAACACCTAAAAGTCCGTCATTGATTGCCGGAAAATGCACATCTGACGGGATTGGATTGCCAGAGGCACGCGCGCGGATTGCAGTTGCGGCCTCGTCATAGATATTGGCGAAACCTTCTAGGTAGCCTTCTGGGTGTCCGCCGGGTGTTCGCGTCAATCGGTTTGCATGTTCATTCGCCCCAGCACCTCCGCGCGTTAGCAAACGTTTCGGTTCCCCAAACGGTGTGTACCAAAGATAGTTCGGATCTTCTTGCGCCCACTCCAAACCGCCCTTGGATCCGTAAACGCGAAGTTTGAGGGCATTTTCATTGCCGGGTGCGACCTGACTTGACCAAAGCATGCCACGCGCGCCACCTTTGAAACGCATCATGACATGAACGTTGTCATCCAAACGGCGCCCCGGAACAAAACTTTGCAAATCCGCGGCCAAACTTTCGATCTCTAGTCCCGTTGTGAAGCCCAACAGATTAAACGCATGGGTCCCAATGTCGCCCACGCAACCACCTGGACCAGATCGTGCCGGATCAGTCCGCCATTCTGCTTGTTTGTTGTCCTGACCCTCTTCGGGCTCGGTCAGCCAGTCTTGTGGATACTCTACTTGGACGACTCTAAGTTGGCCCAGCAATCCTTCCGCGATCATGTTCTGCGCCTGTCGGATCATAGGGTAACCGGTGTAGTTATGAGTCAGCACAAACAGGGCGCTTGTCGCTTCAACCGCTTTCATCAATTTCCGGGCGTCGGGCAACGTTGCGGTTAAAGGCTTATCGCAAATCACGTTAATTCCGCGCTTTAAAAACTCCTTAGCGACTGGGTAGTGCATGTGATTAGGCGTAACGATAGCGACGGCTTCAATCCCATCCTTCAACCGCGCCTCGCGTATGGCCATAGATTTGAAATCATCGTACGTGCGATCAGAGGCCAACCCAAGTGCTGCACCAGAGGACTGCGCCCGTTCTGGCGTCGATGACAGGGCACCGGCAATCAGGTCATAGTTACCGTCAATGCGCGAGGCAATACGATGCACCGTCCCAATAAACGCATCCGCGCCGCCACCCACCATGCCAAGGCGAATTGGTTTTTGTCCGTTCATGATGCACCTCCAATACCAAGAAGCCTGCAGTTCGCCGCTTCATCCGCGCCGCCACTGGCAAAATCATCAAAAGCCTTCTCAGTCAGACGGATCATGTGATCTTTGACGAATTGCGCCCCTTCTCGTGCACCGTCTTCTGGATGTTTCAGGCAGCACTCCCATTCTACAACCGCCCATCCGTCAAACCCATTGGCCGCCATTTTGGAAAAGATCGCCCCAAAGTCGACTTGACCGTCACCTAAGCTGCGAAATCGGCCGGCCCGGTCGACCCAAGGCTGGTAGCCTGAATAAACGCCCTGCCGACCGGTCGGATTGAACTCGGCGTCTTTAACGTGGAACATCTTTATCCGGTCTTTGTAGATATCGATGTTGTCCAGATAATCCATGCACTGAAGAACATAGTGGGAAGGGTCATAAAGCATGTTGGCGCGCGGATGATCGACCAGCTTGTCCAAGAACATCTCAAACGTGGCACCGTCGTGCAGGTCCTCGCCCGGGTGAATTTCGTAACAGACATCGACGCCCAAGGCATCGGCGTGGTCCAGAATTGGGCGCCATCGGCGCGCCAGTTCATCAAAGGCGGTGTCTATCAGGCCGGCAGGTCGTTGCGGCCATGGGTAAACAAACGGCCAGGCAAGTGCGCCCGAAAAGGTCGCATGGGCCGTGATGCCAAGATTATAGGATGCCGTAATGGCCAGTTTGACTTGATCTACCGCCCATTGTTGGCGGGCTTTCGGGTTTCCCTGAACTTCTGGAATGGCAAAGCCGTCGAATGCTTCGTCATAAGCGGGATGAACGGCCACAAGCTGGCCCTGAAGGTGGGTCGACAATTCGGTAATCTCGACTCCGTTTTCCTTCGCAACTCCAACAATCTCGTCGCAATAGGAACGAGAGCTCGCTGCTTTGCCTAAATCGAACAGCCGTCCATCCCAACTTGGAATTTGGACGCCTTTATAGCCACAATCAGCTGCCCATTTCGTAATGCTATCCCAGGAATTAAACGGGGCTTCGTCGCTTGCAAATTGGGCGAGAAAAAGCGCGGGGCCTTTGAGCTTACTCATTGAAAAAATCCTTATCTGTAGGGTGGCTATTGCTGAGAGGGGGCAATTGAATGCCCCCTCGATTGGCTTCCGTTTTCTAAATCCTAGAAGTGAGACTCTGGGAAATAGAACGCAGCCGCGTTTTCTTGTGTGATCAATGTCGCGCCAAGGATATAGCGTCCAGCGACCGGGCCGTTTGATTTGAACGCAGCTACAGTCACGTCCATTGCCGTTGCGATCATTGAAGGTGGGTACAACACGTCAACAGGCACAAGCGTGTTTCCGTCCATGATACCTTTGATGGTTTCCTTCATACCGGCACCGCCGACAACGAACATGCCGTTGCCGTCACGACCCGCTTGCTTAAGCGCCGCAACAACACCGATTGCGATGTCATCGTCCTGGGCCCAAACAGCGTCGATATCAGGGAAACGGCTTAGGAAATCTTGCATGACTTCAAAGCCATCGTCTGTCCGTCGTCAGGGTTTTGGGAACCAAGAGTTGCTTAAACAAGTAAAGAGTTTGGCTCGTCTGGTTGATGTTATTATGCGGCGCGCTGTCTGTGATGCAAGCGCCGCGCTTCGAGCGTCTTTCGTTTGATCCTTTCCCGTTGTCTTAGAATGGCTTTGTCACGCCCGAAGTAGACGTCGGCGGGTGTGACGTTGTTCAGGCTCTCGTGGTAGCGCTTGTGATTGTAGTGATCGACGAAGGCTTCGATCTGGGTTTCGAGGTCTCCCGGAAGGAAGTAGTTCTCCAATAGGATGCGGTTCTTCAGGGTTTGATGCCACCTCTCGATCTTGCCCTGTGTCTGGGGATGATATGGTGCGCCCCGAGAATGCTTCATGCCTTTGTCCTGCAGCCATTCAGCCAGATCGCCAGAGACGTAACTGGACCCGTTGTCGCTGAGGAGGCGGGGTTTGTGGATGACGTGAACCTGATCGCACCCTGATGCTTGTAGCGCCAAATCCAGGGTGTCCGTCACGTCCTCTGCCCGCATGTTCGTGCAGAGTTTCCACGAGATGATGTAGCGGCTGTAGTCGTCCAGGATTGTGCTGAGATAGAACCAGCCCCAGCCAAGCACTTTGAGATAGGTGAAGTCGGTTTGCCAAAGCTGGTTGATCGCAGTGGTCTTGTCTTTGAACTCGTTTGCCGCCTTGAGCACGATAAAGGCCGGGCTGGTGATCAGATCGTGGGCCTTC contains these protein-coding regions:
- the sfsA gene encoding DNA/RNA nuclease SfsA: MRFQTPLVPGRLLRRYKRFLADVVLEGSGAEVVVHCPNPGAMLGLAETGMRVWVEPNDDPKKKLKYGWRLVELGAGHLAGIDTAVPNRVVGEALRTRAIPELAGWENVRAEVPYGEKSRVDFLLTEDELPDIYVEVKNVHLQRVGDLAEFPDCVTARGARHLDELASMVRGGHRAAMFYLVQRTDCTRFSLARDIDVKYAQAFDRARSAGVEVLCYGTEINKSGVTLGGRLPFEH
- the map gene encoding type I methionyl aminopeptidase; translation: MTAVDERRQGRVTKDGIRIYDAEDFQGMRVAGELAARILDEIAPMVVPGATTGLIDTAITNMVDEAGATSATIGYKGYQHASCISVNHVVCHGIPGDKRLKDGDILNVDVTVIVDGWYGDTSRMYVAGKLSRKAERLVQVTHDALFKGIEAVKPGKTFGDIGHAIQAYVEAHRMSVVRDFCGHGLGRVFHAPPNVLHYGRPGTGAVLEPGMFFTIEPMVNLGRPETKVLADDWTAVTRDKSLSAQFEHSVGVTEDGCELFTLSPGGKFHPTWG
- a CDS encoding flavodoxin family protein codes for the protein MANVLIVLAHPETTTFTAEWARASEQAFRDLGHEVVWSDLCSMAFDPVERRGHYAGDLPSGPFDVLRVQEQAAAAGMLPGDVAAEIDKVRRADRIVFHFPIWWFSPPAILKGWCERVLAHGALHSVDERFDRGMGRGKRVLFCVTTGSRASESAFNGKEGDVEMLLWPLAYVFRYLGMTVLRLKVVHGVHGYHRGSREVELRERLRGVLAAHKDLVGRFDELPVMAFNSDDEFDEQGRLKAGAESYSGFIRHGG
- the xylA gene encoding xylose isomerase, which encodes MTDFFYGISKIEFEGPETDNDFAFRHYNPDEIVLGKRMEDHLRFSVAYWHSFAWEGGDPFGGQTFERPWFGNGMEQAKMKADVAFEMFEILGAPYFCFHDADVRPEGKSFAESRRNLEEIVDVFAEKMETSEAKLLWGTANLFSHRRYMSGAATNPDPDVFAYAAATVKSCMDATHKLGGENYVLWGGREGYETLLNTDLSREAEQAGRFLSMVVDYKHKIGFDGAILIEPKPQEPTKHQYDYDVATVYGFLRRFGLENEVKVNIEQGHAILAGHSFEHELAMAASLGIFGSIDINRNDYQSGWDTDQFPNNIPEVALAYYEVLKAGGFATGGTNFDAKLRRQSLDPEDLILAHVGGMDICAQGLKKAAALLKSGILEEARAARYDCWNSPRNIEMLKRDTLSSIAERVENDGIDPIPKSGRQERLENVVNRFI
- a CDS encoding gfo/Idh/MocA family oxidoreductase, which codes for MVGGGADAFIGTVHRIASRIDGNYDLIAGALSSTPERAQSSGAALGLASDRTYDDFKSMAIREARLKDGIEAVAIVTPNHMHYPVAKEFLKRGINVICDKPLTATLPDARKLMKAVEATSALFVLTHNYTGYPMIRQAQNMIAEGLLGQLRVVQVEYPQDWLTEPEEGQDNKQAEWRTDPARSGPGGCVGDIGTHAFNLLGFTTGLEIESLAADLQSFVPGRRLDDNVHVMMRFKGGARGMLWSSQVAPGNENALKLRVYGSKGGLEWAQEDPNYLWYTPFGEPKRLLTRGGAGANEHANRLTRTPGGHPEGYLEGFANIYDEAATAIRARASGNPIPSDVHFPAINDGLLGVQFIDACIRSSNRNSAWVSVE
- a CDS encoding TIM barrel protein; this encodes MSKLKGPALFLAQFASDEAPFNSWDSITKWAADCGYKGVQIPSWDGRLFDLGKAASSRSYCDEIVGVAKENGVEITELSTHLQGQLVAVHPAYDEAFDGFAIPEVQGNPKARQQWAVDQVKLAITASYNLGITAHATFSGALAWPFVYPWPQRPAGLIDTAFDELARRWRPILDHADALGVDVCYEIHPGEDLHDGATFEMFLDKLVDHPRANMLYDPSHYVLQCMDYLDNIDIYKDRIKMFHVKDAEFNPTGRQGVYSGYQPWVDRAGRFRSLGDGQVDFGAIFSKMAANGFDGWAVVEWECCLKHPEDGAREGAQFVKDHMIRLTEKAFDDFASGGADEAANCRLLGIGGAS